The following coding sequences are from one Streptomyces venezuelae window:
- a CDS encoding ABC transporter substrate-binding protein produces the protein MRTPSRRRPRTLAAAAAGALLAPLLAGCWAGAGGAGSGDSINVLMVNNPQMVELRKLTAAHFTEETGIKVNFTVLPENDVRDKISQDFANQAGQYDVATLSNYEIPIYARNGWLHEVGSYAREDRTYDEKDILPPMRESLTGSDGKLYGQPFYGESSFLMYRKDVFEKNGLTMPKHPTWQQVADLAARVDGKEPGMKGICLRGLPGWGEVMAPLTTVVNTFGGTWFDKDWKARLDSPEFEKATRFYVDLVREHGESGAAQSGYAECLNNLTQGKTAMWYDATAAAGSLESAKSPVKGKIGYVPAPVVKTENSGWLYTWAWGMQKASRNPDKAWKFISWASGKEYEKLVGEKIGWSNVPAGKRASTYANPAYREEAAAFQDVTRAAIEGARPRDPGVQPRPAPGIQFVGIPEFTDLGTKVSQEISAAIAGRQSVESALEKSQDLAEKISEEYEGR, from the coding sequence ATGCGAACCCCGAGCCGACGGAGGCCGCGCACGCTCGCCGCGGCCGCCGCAGGGGCGCTGCTCGCCCCGTTGCTCGCCGGCTGCTGGGCCGGCGCCGGCGGTGCAGGTTCAGGCGACTCCATCAACGTCCTCATGGTGAACAACCCGCAGATGGTGGAGTTGCGCAAGCTCACCGCCGCCCACTTCACCGAGGAGACGGGCATCAAGGTGAACTTCACCGTCCTGCCCGAGAACGACGTCCGCGACAAGATCAGCCAGGACTTCGCCAACCAGGCGGGCCAGTACGACGTCGCGACGCTCAGCAACTACGAGATACCGATCTACGCCAGGAACGGCTGGCTGCACGAGGTCGGTTCGTACGCCCGCGAGGACAGGACGTACGACGAGAAGGACATCCTGCCGCCCATGCGCGAGTCGCTCACCGGCAGCGACGGCAAGCTCTACGGACAGCCCTTCTACGGAGAGTCGTCCTTCCTGATGTACCGCAAGGACGTCTTCGAGAAGAACGGCCTGACCATGCCGAAGCACCCCACCTGGCAGCAGGTCGCCGACCTCGCCGCCCGCGTGGACGGCAAGGAGCCGGGGATGAAGGGCATCTGTCTGCGCGGACTGCCCGGCTGGGGCGAGGTGATGGCACCGCTCACGACCGTCGTCAACACCTTCGGGGGCACCTGGTTCGACAAGGACTGGAAGGCCCGCCTGGACTCCCCCGAGTTCGAAAAGGCAACCCGCTTCTACGTGGACCTCGTCCGCGAGCACGGCGAGTCCGGGGCGGCGCAGTCCGGCTATGCCGAGTGCCTCAACAACCTCACCCAGGGCAAGACCGCCATGTGGTACGACGCCACGGCCGCCGCCGGGTCCCTGGAGTCCGCCAAGTCCCCCGTGAAGGGCAAGATCGGCTACGTACCCGCTCCCGTGGTGAAGACCGAGAACTCCGGCTGGCTCTACACCTGGGCCTGGGGCATGCAGAAAGCCTCGCGCAACCCGGACAAGGCGTGGAAGTTCATCTCCTGGGCGTCCGGCAAGGAGTACGAGAAGCTCGTCGGCGAGAAGATCGGCTGGTCCAACGTCCCCGCGGGCAAGCGCGCGTCGACCTACGCCAACCCCGCGTACCGCGAGGAGGCCGCCGCCTTCCAGGACGTCACCCGCGCCGCCATCGAAGGGGCCAGGCCCCGCGACCCCGGCGTGCAGCCCCGCCCGGCGCCCGGCATCCAGTTCGTGGGCATCCCCGAGTTCACCGACCTCGGCACCAAGGTCTCCCAGGAGATCAGCGCGGCCATCGCCGGACGCCAGTCCGTCGAGTCGGCCCTGGAGAAGTCACAGGACCTCGCCGAGAAGATCTCCGAGGAGTACGAGGGACGATGA
- a CDS encoding TerD family protein produces MTPGSNIPLTAARVAVDVAAPVRLDVSGLLLTADGKVRSDDDFIFFNQPSGPGVTYQSGGGTTPDKVTVDTAAVPPGIEKIVVTASPDAAGQTFQGIEPTATIRNADDGSVLATFTPPQLGTETALVIVEIYLRNGAWKARAVGQGYSNGLAGIATDFGVSVEEPAPAPAAAPAAPAAPPAPPAPPVGRPVQGPPPPVADPRQAAPAAPAAPAAPAPGAGKINLDKGRVSLQKNQTVSLVKGGRPLLSQVKMGLGWEPAFRGKDIDLDASVIAYGPQRNHVDSCYFGKLSIVNGAIKHSGDNLTGEGGGDDEVIVVDLGRLPQDVTGLVFTVNSFSGQKFTEVAKAYCRLIDAASGEELVRFDLTNAEAQTGVMMAKLIKQFSGEWEMTGMGQFVKSRTVRGMVKPAAQAL; encoded by the coding sequence ATGACCCCCGGCTCGAACATCCCGCTGACCGCCGCCCGCGTGGCGGTGGACGTCGCCGCTCCGGTGCGGCTCGACGTATCGGGCCTGCTGCTCACCGCCGACGGCAAGGTGCGCTCCGACGACGACTTCATCTTCTTCAACCAGCCCTCCGGCCCCGGCGTGACCTACCAGTCGGGCGGCGGCACGACCCCCGACAAGGTCACCGTCGACACGGCCGCCGTGCCGCCCGGCATCGAGAAGATCGTCGTGACCGCGAGCCCGGACGCGGCGGGCCAGACCTTCCAGGGCATCGAGCCGACCGCCACGATCCGCAACGCCGACGACGGCTCGGTGCTCGCCACCTTCACTCCGCCGCAGCTCGGCACCGAGACCGCCCTCGTGATCGTGGAGATCTACCTGCGCAACGGCGCGTGGAAGGCCCGCGCGGTCGGCCAGGGGTACTCCAACGGTCTCGCGGGCATCGCCACGGACTTCGGCGTCTCGGTGGAGGAGCCCGCCCCGGCCCCCGCCGCCGCGCCCGCGGCTCCCGCCGCTCCCCCTGCTCCCCCGGCTCCGCCCGTCGGCCGGCCGGTGCAGGGCCCGCCCCCGCCGGTCGCCGACCCGCGTCAGGCGGCGCCCGCCGCTCCCGCGGCCCCCGCCGCGCCCGCGCCCGGCGCCGGGAAGATCAACCTGGACAAGGGCCGCGTCAGCCTCCAGAAGAACCAGACGGTGTCCCTGGTCAAGGGTGGCCGTCCACTGCTCTCGCAGGTCAAGATGGGTCTCGGCTGGGAGCCCGCGTTCCGTGGCAAGGACATCGACCTCGACGCGTCCGTGATCGCGTACGGCCCGCAGCGCAACCACGTCGACAGCTGCTACTTCGGCAAGCTGTCGATCGTGAACGGCGCGATCAAGCACTCCGGCGACAACCTCACGGGTGAGGGCGGCGGTGACGACGAGGTGATCGTCGTCGACCTCGGCCGTCTCCCGCAGGACGTCACGGGCCTGGTCTTCACGGTGAACTCGTTCTCCGGCCAGAAGTTCACGGAGGTCGCGAAGGCGTACTGCCGCCTGATCGACGCGGCGTCCGGCGAGGAGCTGGTCCGCTTCGACCTCACCAACGCCGAGGCGCAGACGGGCGTCATGATGGCGAAGCTGATCAAGCAGTTCAGCGGCGAGTGGGAAATGACCGGTATGGGACAGTTCGTCAAGTCCCGTACGGTGCGCGGCATGGTGAAGCCCGCGGCGCAGGCGCTCTGA
- a CDS encoding DeoR/GlpR family DNA-binding transcription regulator encodes MTAEERQRRIVNAARHAGSVDVTALAGELGVAKETVRRDLRALEDHGLVRRTHGGAYPVESAGFETTLAFRTTMHVPEKRRIAAAAAELLGDAETVFVDEGFTPQLIAEALPGAAAGRPLTVVTASLATAGSLAEAENITVLLLGGRVRPGTLATVDHWTTRMLAGFVIDLAYIGANGISREHGLTTPDPAVSEVKAQAIRASRRTVFMGVHTKFGATSFCRFAGIGDLDTIVTSSRLPASEAHRYSLLGPQVLRV; translated from the coding sequence ATGACCGCGGAGGAACGTCAGCGGCGGATCGTCAACGCGGCCCGGCACGCCGGCTCCGTCGACGTGACGGCCCTCGCCGGTGAGCTCGGCGTCGCCAAGGAGACCGTCCGCCGCGACCTGCGGGCCCTGGAGGACCACGGCCTGGTCCGCCGCACCCACGGCGGCGCCTATCCCGTGGAGAGCGCGGGGTTCGAGACCACCCTCGCCTTCCGCACGACCATGCACGTCCCGGAGAAGCGGCGCATCGCCGCCGCCGCGGCCGAACTCCTCGGCGACGCCGAGACCGTCTTCGTCGACGAGGGCTTCACCCCGCAGCTGATCGCCGAGGCGCTGCCCGGAGCCGCGGCGGGCCGCCCCCTCACCGTCGTCACCGCCTCGCTCGCCACCGCCGGGTCCCTCGCCGAGGCCGAGAACATCACCGTGCTGCTGCTCGGCGGCCGGGTACGGCCCGGCACGCTCGCCACCGTCGACCACTGGACGACCCGCATGCTCGCCGGGTTCGTCATCGACCTCGCGTACATCGGCGCCAACGGCATCTCCCGCGAACACGGCCTGACGACGCCCGATCCCGCCGTCAGCGAGGTGAAGGCGCAGGCCATCAGGGCTTCGCGGCGCACCGTGTTCATGGGCGTGCACACCAAGTTCGGGGCGACGAGCTTCTGCCGGTTCGCGGGCATCGGCGACCTCGACACGATCGTCACGAGCAGTCGGCTGCCCGCCTCCGAGGCGCACCGCTACTCCCTCCTGGGCCCGCAGGTCCTCCGCGTCTGA
- a CDS encoding carbohydrate ABC transporter permease produces the protein MRNARDKGARGKGIGLGLAAWLAGILFFLPIAWMVLTSFHSEEDAATNPPSLAAPLTLDGYRDFFGTGGGASPWPSLINSTVASLASTLLVLVLALPAAYALSLRPVKKWTDVLFFFLSTKMLPVVAGLLPIYLFAKNTGMLDNIWLLVLLYTSMNLPIAVWMMQSFLAEVPKPVIEAAQIDGARLPTILTRVVAPIALPGIAATSLICFIFSWNELLFARVLTGVVAQTAPVFLTGFITSQGLFLAKVCAASLVISLPVLAAGFAAQDKLVQGLSLGAVK, from the coding sequence ATGAGGAACGCACGCGACAAGGGAGCACGCGGCAAGGGGATCGGCCTGGGCCTCGCCGCCTGGCTCGCCGGGATCCTGTTCTTCCTGCCCATCGCCTGGATGGTCCTGACCTCCTTCCACTCGGAGGAGGACGCCGCGACCAACCCGCCCTCACTGGCCGCCCCGCTCACCCTCGACGGCTACCGGGACTTCTTCGGGACGGGCGGCGGCGCGAGCCCCTGGCCGTCCCTGATCAACTCGACGGTCGCGTCGCTCGCCTCGACCCTCCTGGTCCTCGTCCTCGCGCTGCCGGCCGCGTACGCCCTGTCCCTGCGGCCCGTGAAGAAGTGGACGGACGTGCTCTTCTTCTTCCTGTCGACGAAGATGCTGCCGGTCGTCGCCGGACTCCTGCCGATCTACCTCTTCGCCAAGAACACCGGCATGCTGGACAACATCTGGCTGCTCGTCCTGCTCTACACCTCGATGAACCTGCCGATCGCGGTGTGGATGATGCAGTCGTTCCTCGCCGAGGTGCCCAAACCCGTCATCGAGGCCGCGCAGATCGACGGGGCGCGGCTGCCGACGATCCTCACGCGCGTGGTGGCACCCATCGCACTGCCCGGGATCGCGGCGACCTCCCTGATCTGCTTCATCTTCAGCTGGAACGAGCTGCTCTTCGCGCGGGTCCTCACGGGCGTCGTCGCCCAGACCGCGCCCGTCTTCCTGACCGGCTTCATCACCAGCCAGGGCCTGTTCCTGGCGAAGGTGTGCGCCGCGTCGCTCGTGATCTCCCTGCCGGTGCTCGCCGCGGGGTTCGCCGCCCAGGACAAGCTGGTCCAGGGCCTGTCGTTGGGAGCCGTCAAATGA
- a CDS encoding zinc-dependent alcohol dehydrogenase family protein encodes MKAAIIESVGKAVVGDVPDPTPGPRDVVVEVAACGLCGTDLHILQGEFAPTLPVVPGHEFAGEVVALGSDVRTLAVGDRVAVDPSLHCHECRYCRDGRGNLCERWAAIGVTTAGGAAQYAVAPAANCVRLPDHVRTQDAALIEPLSCAVRGYDVLRSRLGAHVLIYGSGTMGLMMLELAKRTGAASVDVVDLNADRLATARRLGVSGSAAGADELDRPQGWDVVIDATGNAAAIQDGLERVAKAGTFLQFGVADYATRVKIDPYRIYNQEITITGSMAVLHSYERAAELFAAGVLDPDVFISDRLPLAEYPQALDRFAAGMGRKIVVVP; translated from the coding sequence GTGAAGGCCGCCATCATCGAGTCCGTCGGCAAGGCCGTCGTCGGGGACGTGCCCGACCCGACGCCCGGCCCCCGTGACGTCGTCGTCGAGGTCGCCGCGTGCGGCCTGTGCGGCACCGATCTGCACATCCTCCAGGGGGAGTTCGCGCCGACCCTGCCGGTCGTGCCGGGCCACGAGTTCGCCGGCGAGGTCGTCGCGCTCGGCAGTGACGTCCGGACGCTCGCCGTCGGCGACCGGGTCGCCGTCGACCCCTCGCTGCACTGCCACGAGTGCCGCTACTGCCGGGACGGCCGGGGCAACCTCTGCGAGCGGTGGGCCGCGATCGGCGTGACCACCGCGGGCGGCGCCGCCCAGTACGCGGTGGCACCCGCCGCCAACTGCGTACGCCTGCCCGACCACGTCCGCACCCAGGACGCCGCCCTGATCGAGCCGCTGTCCTGCGCGGTGCGCGGCTACGACGTGCTGCGCTCCCGGCTCGGCGCGCACGTCCTGATCTACGGCTCCGGGACGATGGGCCTGATGATGCTGGAACTCGCCAAACGCACCGGCGCGGCGAGCGTGGACGTCGTGGACCTGAACGCGGACCGGCTCGCGACCGCGCGACGCCTCGGCGTCTCGGGGTCGGCGGCCGGCGCGGACGAGCTGGACCGGCCCCAGGGCTGGGACGTCGTCATCGACGCGACCGGCAACGCGGCGGCGATCCAGGACGGGCTCGAACGCGTCGCCAAGGCGGGCACGTTCCTGCAGTTCGGCGTCGCCGACTACGCCACGCGCGTGAAGATCGACCCGTACCGCATCTACAACCAGGAGATCACCATCACCGGTTCGATGGCGGTCCTGCACAGCTACGAGCGGGCGGCGGAGCTCTTCGCGGCCGGCGTCCTCGACCCCGACGTCTTCATCAGCGACCGGCTGCCGCTCGCGGAGTACCCGCAGGCGCTCGACCGGTTCGCCGCCGGGATGGGGCGGAAGATCGTGGTCGTCCCGTAG
- a CDS encoding NAD-dependent epimerase/dehydratase family protein, with translation MPAPRTVLLTGAAGGLGTLMRGLLPAYGYDLRLLDIRPIDDEPRALTADLADRDALREAVRGTDAVLHLAGISLESTFDKILKANIEGTYHLYEAAREEGVRRIVFASSNHAVGFTPRPRGDDPLIPVGTPRRPDTFYGLSKSFGEDLAQFYWDKHGIETVSVRIGSCFPEPTSVRMLSVWMSPDDGARLFHAALTAEDVRHTVVYGSSANTRLWWDLASARALGYEPRDDSERYAPKLIAEQGELDPANPDHAHLGGHFCTNPPVWPY, from the coding sequence ATGCCCGCTCCCCGCACCGTCCTGCTCACCGGCGCAGCCGGCGGCCTCGGCACCCTGATGCGCGGCCTCCTGCCCGCGTACGGATACGACCTGCGCCTGCTGGACATCCGCCCCATCGACGACGAGCCCCGGGCCCTCACCGCCGACCTCGCCGACCGGGACGCCCTGCGTGAGGCCGTGCGCGGGACCGACGCGGTCCTCCATCTCGCGGGCATCTCCCTGGAGTCCACCTTCGACAAGATCCTGAAGGCCAACATCGAGGGCACGTACCACCTGTACGAGGCGGCCCGCGAGGAAGGCGTCCGGCGGATCGTCTTCGCCTCCTCCAACCACGCCGTGGGCTTCACCCCGCGCCCCCGGGGCGACGACCCGCTGATCCCGGTCGGCACGCCGCGCCGCCCCGACACCTTCTACGGCCTTTCGAAGTCGTTCGGCGAGGACCTCGCCCAGTTCTACTGGGACAAGCACGGCATCGAGACCGTGTCGGTCCGCATCGGATCGTGCTTCCCCGAGCCGACGAGCGTGCGGATGCTGTCCGTCTGGATGAGCCCCGACGACGGCGCCCGGCTCTTCCACGCGGCCCTCACCGCCGAGGACGTGCGGCACACCGTGGTGTACGGCTCGTCGGCCAACACCCGCCTGTGGTGGGACCTTGCCTCCGCACGGGCGCTCGGTTACGAGCCGCGGGACGACTCCGAGCGGTACGCGCCGAAGCTGATCGCCGAGCAGGGCGAACTGGACCCCGCGAACCCGGACCACGCACACCTGGGCGGCCACTTCTGCACGAACCCGCCGGTCTGGCCGTACTGA
- a CDS encoding S28 family serine protease, with the protein MRNKGISALVCAGVVAGAAVLGATPSAAAQTPTAAHEAAAAPGKETAATGKDSTAGTTASDTRDHIRERLERIPGVTVVSVADKEGHPLYTLTYEQPVDHRKPHGATFTQRATLWHKATDKPTVLYTGGYTLPGGTTALTKLIDANQVGVEHRYFAESRPKGAAGDDWSKMTVEQEAADEHRLTRALRTIEKGKWLGTGASKGGMTATYHERFYPGDLDAVVAFVAPDDANNRDDSGYERFFRTVGTKECRNALNAVQREMLVRRDALLPKFEADAEAAGHTFDETLGTTDRAYEFAVLDQVWNFWQSGTAADCPTVPDAKRATDDELYSWSKGHGLSVYHDQELGTNGTGPYYRQAATQLGWAGLKFSHLKDVRHHPDIYQPNSVLPAAMRGTYDNRTIADVDRWVKKRGQRMMFIYGENDPWSAEKFTPSRHDSYRYVVPGANHGASIAKLPAAEQTEAVATIKRWANVQ; encoded by the coding sequence GTGCGCAACAAGGGGATATCCGCGCTGGTCTGCGCCGGAGTGGTCGCGGGCGCCGCGGTGCTCGGCGCCACACCGTCCGCGGCCGCGCAGACGCCGACGGCGGCCCACGAGGCGGCCGCGGCACCCGGCAAGGAGACCGCGGCGACCGGCAAGGACAGCACGGCCGGAACCACTGCCTCCGACACCCGCGACCACATCCGCGAGCGCCTGGAGCGAATACCGGGCGTGACGGTCGTCTCCGTGGCGGACAAGGAGGGCCACCCCCTCTACACGCTCACGTACGAGCAGCCCGTCGACCACCGCAAACCCCACGGCGCCACCTTCACGCAGCGCGCCACGCTCTGGCACAAGGCCACGGACAAGCCGACCGTCCTGTACACCGGCGGCTACACCCTCCCCGGCGGCACCACCGCCCTCACCAAACTCATCGACGCCAACCAGGTCGGCGTCGAGCACCGCTACTTCGCCGAGTCGCGGCCCAAGGGCGCCGCGGGCGACGACTGGTCCAAGATGACCGTCGAGCAGGAGGCCGCCGACGAGCACCGCCTCACGCGCGCCCTGCGCACCATCGAAAAGGGCAAGTGGCTGGGCACGGGTGCCAGCAAGGGCGGCATGACGGCGACGTACCACGAGCGTTTCTACCCCGGGGACCTCGACGCGGTGGTCGCGTTCGTCGCGCCCGACGACGCGAACAACCGCGACGACTCCGGCTACGAACGCTTCTTCAGGACCGTCGGCACCAAGGAGTGCAGGAACGCGCTGAACGCCGTGCAGCGCGAGATGCTCGTACGCCGTGACGCGCTGCTGCCCAAGTTCGAGGCGGACGCCGAGGCCGCGGGCCACACCTTCGACGAGACCCTCGGCACGACCGACCGTGCCTACGAGTTCGCGGTCCTCGACCAGGTGTGGAACTTCTGGCAGTCCGGCACCGCCGCCGACTGCCCGACCGTGCCCGACGCGAAGCGCGCCACCGACGACGAGCTCTACTCCTGGTCGAAGGGGCACGGCCTCAGCGTCTACCACGACCAGGAACTCGGCACCAACGGCACAGGCCCCTACTACCGCCAGGCGGCCACCCAGCTCGGCTGGGCCGGCCTCAAGTTCTCCCACCTCAAGGACGTCCGCCACCACCCGGACATCTACCAGCCCAACTCGGTGCTGCCCGCCGCCATGCGCGGCACGTACGACAACAGGACCATCGCGGACGTCGACCGCTGGGTGAAGAAGCGCGGCCAGCGCATGATGTTCATCTACGGCGAGAACGACCCGTGGAGCGCCGAGAAGTTCACCCCGAGCCGCCACGACTCGTACCGCTACGTGGTTCCCGGCGCCAACCACGGCGCCTCGATCGCGAAGCTCCCCGCAGCGGAGCAGACGGAGGCCGTCGCAACGATCAAGCGCTGGGCGAACGTGCAGTAA
- a CDS encoding carbohydrate ABC transporter permease, whose product MTATANTTPVRHTRVPTPKTAPPSNRLRAWATRAPLLPALIFMVAVTQLPFVATLVISFFDWNALYPDARSFTGLGNYSEVLTDPDLRKSVLTTILLTATVVLASLVLGLALALLLNRRFKGRGLVRTLLIAPFLLVPVAAALLWKHVLYNPEYGLFNGLLHWVGGDSAAQPDWISNTPLLAIEASLVWQWTPFMMLILLAGLQSRDPELVEAARMDGASNWQVFRHLTLPHLRRYLELGALLGSIYIVQNFDAVFTITSGGLGTANLPYTVYQSFYQAHENGLASAAGVLVVIGSIIIATFALRVVSSLFREEVSR is encoded by the coding sequence ATGACCGCCACCGCGAACACCACCCCCGTGCGGCACACGCGCGTGCCCACCCCCAAGACCGCGCCACCCTCGAACCGACTGCGCGCCTGGGCCACCAGGGCGCCCCTGCTGCCCGCCCTCATCTTCATGGTCGCCGTGACCCAGCTGCCCTTCGTGGCGACCCTGGTGATCTCCTTCTTCGACTGGAACGCCCTCTACCCCGACGCCCGCAGCTTCACCGGACTCGGCAACTACTCCGAGGTCCTCACCGACCCCGACCTGCGCAAGTCCGTGCTCACCACGATCCTCCTGACCGCCACCGTGGTGCTCGCGAGCCTGGTCCTCGGACTCGCTCTCGCCCTGCTCCTGAACCGGAGGTTCAAGGGGCGCGGACTGGTCCGCACGCTGCTCATCGCGCCGTTCCTGCTGGTCCCCGTGGCCGCCGCGCTGCTGTGGAAACACGTGCTCTACAACCCCGAGTACGGGCTCTTCAACGGGCTGCTGCACTGGGTCGGCGGGGACTCGGCGGCGCAGCCCGACTGGATCTCCAACACGCCGCTCCTCGCCATCGAGGCGTCCCTCGTGTGGCAGTGGACGCCCTTCATGATGCTGATCCTGCTCGCGGGGCTGCAGAGCCGCGACCCCGAGCTGGTCGAGGCGGCCCGCATGGACGGCGCGAGCAACTGGCAGGTCTTCCGCCATCTGACGCTGCCGCACCTGCGCCGCTACCTCGAACTGGGCGCGCTGCTCGGCTCGATCTACATCGTGCAGAACTTCGACGCCGTCTTCACCATCACCTCGGGCGGCCTCGGCACGGCGAACCTGCCGTACACCGTCTACCAGAGCTTCTACCAGGCCCACGAGAACGGTCTGGCCTCCGCGGCGGGCGTGCTCGTCGTCATCGGCTCGATCATCATCGCGACGTTCGCCCTGCGGGTCGTCTCGTCCCTGTTCCGTGAGGAGGTGTCCCGCTGA
- a CDS encoding 5-dehydro-4-deoxyglucarate dehydratase, translated as MTSASLASRLRVPSGPLFFPVTAYAPDGSLDLETFRTHVRGGVEAGAAAVFACCGTGEFHALTPEEFQECVAAAVEESAGRVPVVAGAGYGTALAVRYARLAEEAGADGLLAMPPYLVVAGQEGLVRHYTELAAATSLDVIVYQRDNAVLTPATVVELARADGIIGFKDGLGDMDLMQRTVSAVRAEVPGDFLYFNGLPTAELTGLAYRGIGVTLYSSAVFCFAPDIALAFHRAFNAGTPEGDALVNRLVDGFYRPFVELRALGRGYAVSLVKAGVRLGGLDVGPVRPPLHEPAGEHVKRLAELVEQGRELLATTHPGAGA; from the coding sequence GTGACGTCAGCTTCCCTCGCTTCCCGACTCCGCGTCCCCAGCGGGCCGCTGTTCTTCCCGGTCACCGCGTACGCGCCCGACGGCTCTCTCGACCTGGAGACCTTCCGTACCCACGTGCGCGGCGGCGTCGAGGCGGGTGCGGCAGCCGTTTTCGCGTGCTGCGGCACGGGCGAGTTCCACGCGCTGACCCCCGAGGAGTTCCAGGAGTGCGTCGCCGCCGCGGTCGAGGAGTCGGCGGGCCGGGTGCCGGTGGTCGCGGGCGCCGGATACGGCACCGCACTCGCCGTGCGGTACGCGCGCCTCGCCGAGGAGGCGGGCGCCGACGGGCTGCTCGCCATGCCCCCCTACCTCGTCGTCGCCGGTCAGGAGGGGCTCGTCCGGCACTACACGGAACTGGCCGCGGCCACCTCCCTGGACGTCATCGTCTACCAGCGCGACAACGCCGTCCTCACCCCGGCGACCGTCGTCGAACTCGCCCGCGCGGACGGGATCATCGGCTTCAAGGACGGTCTCGGCGACATGGACCTGATGCAGCGCACGGTCAGTGCCGTGCGCGCCGAAGTGCCGGGCGACTTCCTGTACTTCAACGGCCTGCCGACCGCAGAGCTGACCGGCCTCGCCTACCGCGGCATCGGCGTGACCCTCTACTCCTCGGCGGTCTTCTGCTTCGCGCCGGACATCGCGCTCGCCTTCCACCGCGCGTTCAACGCCGGTACGCCGGAGGGGGACGCCCTGGTGAACCGCCTCGTCGACGGTTTCTACCGGCCCTTCGTGGAGCTGCGCGCCCTCGGCCGCGGGTACGCGGTCTCCCTCGTCAAGGCCGGTGTGCGGCTCGGCGGCCTGGACGTCGGCCCCGTACGGCCGCCGCTGCACGAGCCGGCCGGGGAGCACGTCAAGCGGCTCGCCGAACTCGTCGAACAGGGCCGCGAACTGCTCGCCACCACGCACCCGGGTGCGGGCGCGTGA
- a CDS encoding CarD family transcriptional regulator, with amino-acid sequence MTRPPGSRRHLPNSPFNVPAPPAPPVEHFEVGDRVSHDQYGLGRIVGVEGEDAVVIDFAGRQGRFLSPYPKLAKL; translated from the coding sequence ATGACGAGGCCCCCCGGCTCGCGCCGACACCTGCCGAACAGTCCCTTCAACGTGCCCGCCCCGCCCGCTCCACCCGTGGAGCACTTCGAGGTGGGTGACAGGGTCTCCCACGACCAGTACGGCCTGGGAAGGATCGTGGGCGTCGAGGGAGAGGACGCGGTCGTCATCGACTTCGCCGGCCGTCAGGGACGGTTCCTGAGCCCTTATCCGAAGCTGGCCAAGCTCTGA